The following proteins come from a genomic window of Lytechinus pictus isolate F3 Inbred chromosome 1, Lp3.0, whole genome shotgun sequence:
- the LOC129259461 gene encoding sperm microtubule associated protein 2-like produces the protein MATEVEAPQSTRRLDVLARPKQLPPTYREDRRSVYWLDKPPLMPGSDGTTKFACTDWVAAISNHKPIYSRYVSDRPSPKSVVSKAAQNAEANERVAFLAEPKDWARHFTLHRPVMTHVTKGAQQATASERIDFLAKPKTYQPLKIKESWDYDINEWDNEISSAAKNARCSERLEALAEPKALHNHFRFAKPIRWNTEDSTLKAIATLRLQQLARPKSRGKNEQYDPYKVSSAAIHARPTPRIDELCAPIPRKMRQKKP, from the exons ATGGCAACTGAAGTTGAAG CGCCTCAGTCGACACGCCGCTTGGACGTGCTGGCTCGCCCGAAGCAGTTGCCTCCAACATATCGCGAGGACAG GAGGTCTGTTTATTGGTTAGACAAGCCCCCTCTTATGCCTGGATCAGATGGTACAACAAAATTTG CTTGTACAGACTGGGTAGCAGCCATAAGCAACCACAAGCCTATATACAGCAGATATGTCAGTGACAG ACCTTCACCAAAGTCAGTAGTCAGCAAAGCAGCCCAGAATGCTGAAGCGAATGAGCGCGTTGCGTTTCTTGCTGAGCCCAAGGACTGGGCTCGTCATTTCACCCTCCACCGACCCGTGATGACACACGTCACCAAAGGTGCACAGCAAGCCACCGCATCAGAGCGCATTGACTTCTTGGCAAAGCCAAAGACATACCAACCTCTCAAGATCAAGGAAAGTTGGGACTATGACATTAACGAATGGGACAACGAAATTTCATCCGCTGCTAAGAATGCGCGGTGTTCTGAACGCCTCGAAGCTCTGGCGGAACCCAAAGCACTGCACAACCATTTCCGTTTCGCCAAGCCAATAAGGTGGAACACGGAGGACTCTACATTGAAAGCAATCGCCACATTGCGACTGCAACAGCTAGCTCGGCCCAAGAGTCGAGGGAAGAATGAGCAATATGACCCATATAAAGTCTCTTCAGCTGCCATTCATGCTAGACCCACTCCTAGGATAGATGAACTATGTGCGCCTATACCACGGAAGATGCGTCAAAAGAAGCCTTAG